TGTCGCGCCAGATCCTCGCCAATGATGGAGGCCGTCTGGTGGGCCCAGTAAGGGTGACGGGGCATCTTAACGTCCAACTCCTCCACGGCACCAGCGATCGTCCAACCCGTGCCCACCCCAACCGACACCCGTCGGCCTCCGGTGTCGTCGCCGCCATCGCCGCCTGCCGTAGCTCCGCCCCGTGGCCGGTAGAATTCAGCCGTGACCCGGAACCGCGGCTTCGCCGTTCCTAACTTCGTCTCGGCCGCCGTTGCCATGGGGCCTTCGTCGGAAGGTACGATATCCACCGCTCCGACCGAGACCATCGCAAGCTGGTTGATCTCGCGCCGGTCCCAGCACCCGGCGACGAGCCCGCAGACAGCCCCGCAGACTGCCAGGGCGGACGCCATGCGCGCGATGCGCGCGGCCGCCAACAAGACGTCGGAGGCCGGCGCGGGGAGGGGGGGTTTGGCGCGCCGACCGTGCGAACTTCGCGCCGGGCGTGCTTGAGCACCTTCGTGTCGGAACGGGAACGTCAGGCGAGCCATGTGATGCGACCTGCTCTCACCACAGCCTGTTGACCGGGGCACCTGCCGCACCCTGGGCGTCCTGGCCTTCGTCGCGGCCCTTGCCCCTGCCGTCGGCGCCGCGAGGTCCGCCGGGCCCCGAGCCCACGGCCACGGCAAGTCCTTTGAGCCTGTGCGGCATCTTCCCCTGGATTTGGAGGCGGGCCTTGGCGCGTGCCGGTGCGGGCGCGGACTCCTCGAGCACGCGCTCTGTGGTGGCCTGCTGTCGCCACCGTGCGGCGATGCGCGGGAAGTCGAGCCTCGGCTCCATGCGATGAGGGTTCTTGTAGCCTATGAGCCGTGGGCGCAAGCTCATCGCCCACCACGGTGCCCTGAACACCTGGTCGAGCTGATCGGAGAGCACGAACGGCGCAAGGCCGCTCGTGAAGGGGACGCCGAACGATTTCAGGGTGGAGATGTGGATGAGGATCGCCAGGAAACTCGCCAGGATCCCAAAAAGCCCGAGGATTCCTGAAATCACGGTGAGGGGCAGCCGCAGCATCCTCGCCACGAGGGCGAGGTCATATGAGGGAAGCACAAAGGTTGCAAGGGCTGTGAGCGCAATCGTGATGACCATGGCCTCGGACACGAGCCCCGCTCTGACTGCCGCCTCTCCTATGACCAGAGCCCCCACGATCGTCACGGCGGAGCCGATGGGGCGCGGCAGCCTCACGCCGGCCTCGACCATTATCTCGAAGGCGAATATCATCACCAATGCCTCAAAGATAGCCGGGTACGGCACGCGCTCCCGTTGCTGGGCGATGGCTACCGCAAGCCCGGTCGGGATGAGCTCCTGGTGGTACGATGTGAGCACCACATAGAAGGCGGGCGCCACCATCGAGATAAACAGGCTCAACCAACGGAAGAGGCGTATTCCCACGACTACGGGCCATCGTGAGTAATAGTCTTCCGACGACTGAAGCAGCAAGGAGAAGGTCAAGGGGACGAGGAGGGCGAACGGCGTGCCGTCTATGAGAATGGCGGCGGCACCTCCGAGGAGCCGCATCGCCACGCGGTCGGGCCTTTCAGTGTGGCCGATCGTCGGGAATATGGAGAGCGGCTGATCCTCGATGAGCCCCTCCAGCTGCCCACTCTCGATGATGCTGTCCGCGTCAATGGCAGAGAGCCTGTTCCGTATGGTCTCCACAAGATGCTCGGGCGTAAGGCCACGTATGTAAACGATAGCGATCTTTGTAGGAGAGACCCTGCCTATCTGCACTTCTTCCATGCGCAGGCTCGGGGTTCGGAGCCGCCTTCTCAGAAGGGACGTGTTGGTGCGCAGGTCCTCGGTGAATCCTTCTCGCGGCCCGCGGACCACCGACTCCACATCTGGTTCGGATACGGCTCGCATCCGCCACTGCTGCACGGACGCGGTGAGGGCCATGTTCCAGCCTTCTCCGAAGATCGCGACTTGCCCATCCAGCATGGATGAGATCGCCTCCTCGATGGAGGCCGCCTTCTGCACGTTCATCGTGGCGATGCTGGCTTCAGCGAGACGTTTCGCGGCCTCGCCGATCGGTACCCCTGTTGTGCCGTGGGAAGCCTCGGTGAACCTGTCGATAAGAGCCCTCACAACGTCGCGATCGACCCCGTCTCGGCTTACAAGGCCGTCGATCATCGCGACGCCGAAGGAAGCCTTGCCAGACCCGACTTTCCTCAGGACGAGGTCAGCGGCCGGCTCAAGTGCCTTCCTGATCGCAGCGAGGTTTTCGTCGATGCCCGGGTAGATCGGTGTATTCGCCTGGCCTCCTCGTTCCTGGGCAGCCGATCGCGCGCCCCACCGGGGAGCGAGAAGCCTTGCCAACCTTCGCAGGACCCTGCCTGCGCGTCCGAAAGCATTCATAGACGTGGTAGAACCTCCGCGAATTAGTATTTCACTTCTGGGAAAGCATAGTCGCGGAGCCGCGGGCGCTTGGCGCGACAAGCCGGCTGCCGAGGCCAGGGCGGCCGGCAGAACGCGTGGGCGCAAGACCTTCCGGCCGCGCGGGCGGCGTGGTGCTGGCCGCCCGGCGACCTGGCGACGAAGGCTTGGAGTTATGCGAGGACAGCGAGGCTGAGGAGGATGAAGGGAAAGGGCGTCGTGAAGAGATGGCGCAGCCCCGCATCTCAGGGTTTCAGTTTGTGACGTTGGCATTCTGGTACACGGTAGGTACCTCCACGCTCTTGCTACCAGCGAACTATGGGCGCCAGGACACGTGGCTTTCAATTCTGATCGCCGCCGCCGCGGCCTTGTTGGCACTTGTGGTGTGGTTCAGCCTTGGTGGAAGATTCCCTGGCAAGACGCCTTTCGGATACGCCAAGGATATCTTCGGCCCCGTGTTCGGCACGCTTATAGGCGTTGTGTACTTGCTGTATTTCACGCACCTTTCGTCTCTCGTTTTGAGAAACGTGACAGAGATGTACGCCACATCCATACTTACTCGGACGCCGCCCGTCGTCTTCGTCGGAACAATGGCGCTTCTGTCTGCCTGGATAGTGCGGGCCGGTCTAGAGCCGCTAGCCCGTACGGGCGAGCTTCTTGTGCCTTTCCTCGGCATCGGCATGCCTGTTCTGATCGCGCTGGCGTTCGCCACGCCAGGCCTTACCCACTTCGAGTTTCTCTTGCCCGTGCTCGAACGAGGGATGACGCCTGTGTTGCGCCAGGCTCTGTGTCTACTGGCCTTTCCCTTCGGAGAGCTTGTCGTGTTCCTTTTCATAGCGCCGGCCACGGCCCATCCCGAGCGCGCCGGTAGACTACTGGCAGTGGCCGTGGTCGCGGGCGCGGCGGCATTGGTCTTCGTTTTCATCAGGAACTTGGTAACGGTCGGCCCGAACGAGCTTGTGAGATTGAGTTTCCCGAGCCTCACGACGATCCGCGAGATCATGCTCGGACAGTTCCTGCAGCGCATCGAAGTGCTCGGCATCCTCCAATGGACCGCGGGGTCGTTTGTCAAGCTCGCGCTGACGCACTATGCCGCCGTGCTGGGCGCCGTCGAGGTGTTCTCGCTCGAAGATCCGCGCCCCGTGGCCGTGCCCCTGGCGTTCCTCATCTCGGTTCTGTGCATCGCGGGATATAACAACCTCCCCGAGATGGTCGAGTTCGCCGCGCGCGCCTTCCCGATATACGCCTCCGTGGTGCAGATAGTCCTTCCCCTCGTGATGCTGGTGGCATCGTGGCTTCGAGGACGCACTGCGAAGCAAGGGACATGATATACTTGTGTTGTGTCTTGGCTGGCACCCTGGGCACGGTGGGCACGCCTGCCCCAAATAAGGTGCCATGAGACCTTTTCTCTTTACCGGTATCTGGAGAATCTAGCCATCGCGCGCCCAGTTCGAACAGGGCGGGACGAGAGGATGAGGGGGGCATCGAGGGAGACGTGGGAGAGGGTGGAAGTCACGTGAGGCTGGTCTCTCAGTGTGTGGAGATCCTCCGCCGCTACGCGCTGCCTGACGGCGTGATCGAGCACTCCGTCAAGGTGGCCGAAGTGGCGAGTTTCATTGCCGCGCGGCTCGCGGAGCGCGGCGAACGCATCGACTTGGAGCTCGTGGTGAAAGGGGCGCTCCTCCACGACGTGGGGAAATCCCAGCGGCACGTGCGGCGTGGCGCGCGCAACCATGCCGAGGCGTCCGCGGAGATCGTGCTGGACGAAGGGATGCCGGAGGTTGCGGGGATAGTCGCCCGGCACATCCTGGACTCCATCATCAGCAGGGAGGACTACCCGCGCAATTGGGAGGAGAAAGTTGTTTTTTACGCGGACAAGATCGTCACGCGCCGGCTTGTCACTGTGGAGGAGCGGTTCGCCGACCTGCACGAGAGGCGGCAAGACATAGCGGACCTCCTCAGGGCGTCGCTTCCCCCGACGAAGGCTCTCGAGGCAGAGATCTTCGAGGCGGCCGGCCTCACCTGGGATGAACTCGCATCGCGCTTCGGCGGCGACTGGGTGGCTCGGTTCGGAGGTCGGAGGGGGCAGGATCACGGGCAACGGCAGGCAGGTACAGGATGGCAGGGCTCACCAGGCGTGGTATAATGGCTTCGGGGGCGGGGTCCGGCGGACGCCTCGTTTTCCAGATTGCCGAGGGAAGGAGTTTGCCTAAGCGGGATGAGCGACGAGTCACGGTCTCTGACCCGTGGGTCACGAAAGATGCAGGCCCTCAGGCAAATATGCGAGAGGAACGGGGTGGGCCTGTGCTATCTCTTCGGGTCGCAGGCCGAGAACGCCTACCGGATGCTTTTAGGTAGGCGAGCTCAGATCGAGGATCCCCTGACGGACATAGACGTTGGCGTGGTTCTGCTTGACTTCGACCGCCTGGTGCGGGCGGGACAGCTCCACGTCCTACACGCGCAGCTTTACGGGTCGATGGCCGATCTCTTCGTCCCGTTTGACCTCGATCTTGTCCTCCTTCAGGAGGGCCATTCCGTATTTCAGTTCGAGGCCGTTAAGGGCATATGCGTGTATGAGGCATCGGCGCGCTTCCGCGGCGAGTACGAAGAAATGGTCGCCAGGAAAGCTGCTGACTTCCGTTATGTGCTGGAGAC
This is a stretch of genomic DNA from Bacillota bacterium. It encodes these proteins:
- a CDS encoding endospore germination permease — encoded protein: MGARPSGRAGGVVLAARRPGDEGLELCEDSEAEEDEGKGRREEMAQPRISGFQFVTLAFWYTVGTSTLLLPANYGRQDTWLSILIAAAAALLALVVWFSLGGRFPGKTPFGYAKDIFGPVFGTLIGVVYLLYFTHLSSLVLRNVTEMYATSILTRTPPVVFVGTMALLSAWIVRAGLEPLARTGELLVPFLGIGMPVLIALAFATPGLTHFEFLLPVLERGMTPVLRQALCLLAFPFGELVVFLFIAPATAHPERAGRLLAVAVVAGAAALVFVFIRNLVTVGPNELVRLSFPSLTTIREIMLGQFLQRIEVLGILQWTAGSFVKLALTHYAAVLGAVEVFSLEDPRPVAVPLAFLISVLCIAGYNNLPEMVEFAARAFPIYASVVQIVLPLVMLVASWLRGRTAKQGT
- a CDS encoding HD domain-containing protein, with the translated sequence MRLVSQCVEILRRYALPDGVIEHSVKVAEVASFIAARLAERGERIDLELVVKGALLHDVGKSQRHVRRGARNHAEASAEIVLDEGMPEVAGIVARHILDSIISREDYPRNWEEKVVFYADKIVTRRLVTVEERFADLHERRQDIADLLRASLPPTKALEAEIFEAAGLTWDELASRFGGDWVARFGGRRGQDHGQRQAGTGWQGSPGVV
- a CDS encoding spore germination protein; the protein is MNAFGRAGRVLRRLARLLAPRWGARSAAQERGGQANTPIYPGIDENLAAIRKALEPAADLVLRKVGSGKASFGVAMIDGLVSRDGVDRDVVRALIDRFTEASHGTTGVPIGEAAKRLAEASIATMNVQKAASIEEAISSMLDGQVAIFGEGWNMALTASVQQWRMRAVSEPDVESVVRGPREGFTEDLRTNTSLLRRRLRTPSLRMEEVQIGRVSPTKIAIVYIRGLTPEHLVETIRNRLSAIDADSIIESGQLEGLIEDQPLSIFPTIGHTERPDRVAMRLLGGAAAILIDGTPFALLVPLTFSLLLQSSEDYYSRWPVVVGIRLFRWLSLFISMVAPAFYVVLTSYHQELIPTGLAVAIAQQRERVPYPAIFEALVMIFAFEIMVEAGVRLPRPIGSAVTIVGALVIGEAAVRAGLVSEAMVITIALTALATFVLPSYDLALVARMLRLPLTVISGILGLFGILASFLAILIHISTLKSFGVPFTSGLAPFVLSDQLDQVFRAPWWAMSLRPRLIGYKNPHRMEPRLDFPRIAARWRQQATTERVLEESAPAPARAKARLQIQGKMPHRLKGLAVAVGSGPGGPRGADGRGKGRDEGQDAQGAAGAPVNRLW